The nucleotide window CGCCGTCGAGCACACCTTCTCCGCCTGACGCGGTGGAGATCGGCAGCGCCACCGCCGAAGCCTTCCGCCTGCTGGCGGGCGGCGACGCCGGCCTGTGGTTCATCGTCTGGACCTCGCTGGTGGTCGCGGTGCTGGGGCTGGCCATCGCCACCGTGCCGGCGATCGCCGCGGCCTGGCTGATCGCCACGCGCCAGTTCCCGGGCCGGCGCGCGGTGGTGGTGGTGGCGCAGGCCTTCCTGTCGTTCCCGACCGTGCTGGTCGGGCTGATCCTCTACCTGCTGCTGACGCGCCAGGGTCCGCTGGGCAGCCTGCACTTGCTGTTCACCCCGGCCGGCATGGTGCTGGGCCAGGCCGTGATCGGCTTCCCGGTGGTGCTGGCCTTTGCGCTGTCGACGCTGCAGGGTGCCGACGTGCGCCTGCGCGAGACCGCCTGGGTGCTGGGCGCCGGCCGCTGGCGCACCTTCCTGACGGTGCTGCGCGAACTGCGCTTCGGGCTGATGGCGGCGGTGGTCGCCGGCTTTGGCCGGGTCATTGCCGAAGTGGGCTCGGCGCTGATGATTGGCGGCAATATCGAGGGCTCGACCCGCACCATCACCACCGCGATCGCGCTCGAGACCAGCAAGGGCGAGTTCGCGCAGGGCATTGCGCTGGGCATGGTGCTGGTGGCGCTGGCGCTGCTGGTCAATATCGGCATGGCCTGGCTGCAGGGTGCCGGAGGCTTCCGCCGATGACATCCACCATTGCCGCCGCCCATGGCCCGCTGCTGACCGTGCGCGGGCTGGCCCGCACCATCGGCCTGCGCAGGCTGTTTGCCATCGACACGCTGGTGATCCCGCGCGCCACCGCGATCGTGATGACCGGCATGAACGGCGCCGGCAAGACCACGCTGCTGCGCATGCTGGCCGGGCTCGAGCCCGCGCCCGGCGCGGTGGCGCAGTGGACCGATGCGCAGGGCCACGCGCACAGCGCACCGCTGACGCCGCTGCCGCCCGCGCTGCGCCGGCGCATCGCCTACCTGCACCAGCACCCCTACCTGTTCCGCACCTCGGTGCGCGAGAACATCGCCTATGGCCTGCACGCGCGCGGCCTGCCGCGCCATGAGATCGACTGCCGCGTGGGCGAGGCGCTGGGCTGGGCCGGCGTATCCCACCTGCAGGACACCGCGCCCGAATACCTGTCCGGCGGCGAGATCCAGCGCGTGGCGCTGGCGCGCGCCAAGGTGCTGGAGCCGGAGTTGCTGCTGCTCGACGAACCCACTTCGAGCCTGGACGGCCACGCGCGCGAGCAGGTGATCGCGCTGGTCGGCGACCTGGCCGCCGAAGGCCGCACCGTGGTGATGATCTGCCACGACCGCGAGCTGATCAACCTGCCCGGCGTGGTGCGCTGGAAACTGGGCGACGGCGTGCTCGACACGCACCACCCGTAGCCGCCGGCTAGCCCTGCAGCTGCGCCGGCATCGCGCCGCGCAGCGCGTTGACCAGCACGATGGCCTCGGCGCGCGCCAGCATCGCGCGCGTGACCACGGCTTCTTCGACCGCCTGGCCCGGCGCGCCCAGCGCCGCGCCACCGGTCTCGAGCACCACCGCCCGCATCACGCCCGGCAGGATGTCGGCCGACAGCGGCGGCGTCAGCCAGCGGCCATCGACGCGCACGAACACGGAACTGCGCCCGCCCTCGAGCAGTTCGCCGCGCGGGTTGAAGAACAGCCGGTCGAAGCCGCCGGCGCGCTCGGCGGCCTGCCAGCCGGCGTCGAAGACCGCGCGCGCGCTGGTCTTGTGGCGGCGCAGCGGGTCGGCCACCGGCAGCGGGTCCGGCGCGATATCGACACCGACCGGCCCCGCCGGCAACGGCGCCAGCGCGCCGCTGGCAAACGCCAGCGTGCCGGCCTTGTCCACGCTCAGGCGCAGGCGCCACGTGCCAGCGCCCAGTTGCGCCGCCTGCGCGGCCACCGCCGCGCGCGCCGCATCGGCATCGAAGGCAAAGCCGAAGGCCCGCGCCGACGCCCCGATCCGCGCCAGGTGCCGCGCCAGGTAGCGGCATGCGCCGTCCTGCACGCGCAGGGTCTCGAACAGCGTGAAGCCGGGGTCGTGCCGGGTCAGGAAGCGCGCCTTCCAGCCGCATTCGGCAAACTCCTCGGCCGCCACGCTGTCATGGACGATGCCGGCGCCCACGCCCATCTCGCCGGCGCGCAGCCCGCTCGCCGCCGGCGGCGCCAGCACCAGCGTACGGATCGCCACGGAAAGCGCGAACGGGCCGACCACGGCCGCGCCGGACGGCGCCTCGATCCAGCCGATGGCGCCGGTGTACAGGCCGCGCGGCGCGCGCTCCAGCTCGGCAATGATCTGCATGGTGCGCCGCTTGGGCGCGCCGGTGATCGAGCCGCACGGGAACAGCGCCGCCATCAGCGCGCCGAAACCGGTGCCGGGCCGCGCCGTCGCCGTCACCGTGGAGGTCATCTGCAGCACCGCGCCGAACGGCTGCACCGCAAAGCGCTCCGGCACCGCCACGCTGCCCGGCTGCGCAATGCGGCCCAGGTCGTTGCGCAGCAGGTCGACGATCATCACGTTCTCGGCCCGGTTCTTGGCATCGGCAGCCAGCGCCGCGGCCGCCTGCGCATCGCGCGCGGCATCGCCGGCGCGCGGCGCGGTGCCCTTCATCGGCCGCGTCAGCAAATGGCCCTGGCCGTCGTGGCGCACGAACAGCTCGGGCGACAGCGACAGCACCATGGCGCCCTCCGGCAGCCGGGCCAGCACGCCATACGGCACCGGCTGCGCAGCGCGCAGCGCGGCGTACAGCGCCAAGGGATCGCCAAAGGCATTGCAGTGCAGGCGCTGGGTGTAGTTGACCTGGTAGGTGTCGCCCGCTTCGATCCACTGGTGGATGCGGGCGATGGCATCGTCGAAGGCCGCGCGGGAGGTGTCGGAGGCCACGTCCATCAGGCCCGCTGGCTTGGGATCGGCTTTCGACTGCAGCCAGGCCGCCACCGCCGCGGCATCGAGCCGCTGCAGGTCGCTGAACCACAGCAGGCGCAGCGCGCCGTCGTGGAACGGCATCGCGTTACCGGTGTGCACCGGGGCATCGACCAGTGCGCCGCCGAATTCGTAGGGGGCGAACAGGGTGGCGTGCCAGCCCTGGCGCCAGCCGTGGGCGAGCAGTGTGTCGAGTTGGGCGATGCTGCTGCCGGGGGGCAGCAGGTCTTCGCGGACGAAGTTGGTGTAGAGGCGGGATGCGGGTTGTGCGGCGGGCGCGGTGGCGTCGTCGAGCAGGACGAAGACGTCCCCCAGCACTGCGGGTGTGCTCCCCTCTCCCGCNNNNNNNNNNNNNNNNNNNNNNNNNNNNNNNNNNNNNNNNNNNNNNNNNNNNNNNNNNNNNNNNNNNNNNNNNNNNNNNNNNNNNNNNNNNNNNNNNNNNNNNNNNNNNNNNNNNNNNNNNNNNNNNNNNNNNNNNNNNNNNNNNNNNNNNNNNNNNNNNNNNNNNNNNNNNNNNNNNNNNNNNNNNNNNNNNNNNNNNNNNNNNNNNNNNNNNNNNNNNNNNNNNNNNNNNNNNNNNNNNNNNNNNNNNNNNNNNNNNNNNNNNNNNNNNNNNNNNNNNNNNNNNNNNNNNNNNNNNNNNNNNNNNNNNNNNNNNNNNNNNNNNNNNNNNNNNNNNNNNNNNNNNNNNNNNNNNNNNNNNNNNNNNNNNNNNNNNNNNNNNNNNNNNNNNNNNNNNNNNNNNNNNNNNNNNNNNNNNNNNNNNNNNNNNNNNNNNNNNNNNNNNNNNNNNNNNNNNNNNNNNNNNNNNNNNNNNNNNNNNNNNNNNNNNNNNNNNNNNNNNNNNNNNNNNNNNNNNNNNNNNNNNNNNNNNNNNNNNNNNNNNNNNNNNNNNNNNNNNNNNNNNNNNNNNNNNNNNNNNNNNNNNNNNAGACGTCCCCCAGCACTGCGGGTGTGCTCCCCTCTCCCGCAAGCGGGAGAGGGGAGCAAACCGGCGGTTCACCGACGTCGTGGGCACAAAACAAAACCGGCCACGCTCGCACGTGGCCGGCCTCATACCGCAACCCGAGCTCAGCTGAAGAAGCTCTTCACCTTGTCCAGCCACGAGGTTTCCTGCGGGCTGTGGCGCGAGCCGCCTTCATGCACCGAGCGGTCGAACTGGCGCAGCATTTCCTTCTGCGCCTCGGTCAGCTTGACCGGCGTCTCGACGTTCACATGCACGTACAGGTCGCCGGGATAGCCGGAGCGCACGCCCTTGATGCCCTTGCCGCGCAGCCGGAAGGTCTTGCCGGACTGGGTGGCCTCGGGCACCGGGAAGGTGGCCTTGCCGCTCAGCGTCGGCACCTCCAGGTCGCCGCCCAGTGCCGCGGTGGCGAACGAGATCGGCATCTGGCAGTGCAGGTCGTCGCCGTCGCGCTCGAACACCGCGTGCGGCTTGATGTGGACTTCCACGTACAGGTCGCCCGGCGGGCCGCCGTTGATGCCCGGCTCGCCGTTGCCCGACGAGCGGATGCGCATGCCTTCGTCGATGCCGGCCGGGATCTTCACTTCCAGCGTCTTCTGCGACTTCAGCTTGCCCTGGCCGTGGCACTTGGTGCACGGCTTGGGGATGAACTTGCCGCTGCCGTGGCACTTCGGGCAGGTCTGCTGCATGGTGAAGAAGCCCTGCGACACGCGCACCTGGCCGGCGCCGTGGCAGGTCGGGCAGGTTTCCACGCTCGAGCCGGGCTCGGCGCCGTTGCCGTGGCAGTGGTCGCAGTCGTCCCAGTGCGGCACGCGGATCTGGGCCTCGTGGCCGTGCGCGGCCTGCTCCAGCGAGATCTCCATGCTGTAGCGCAGGTCGGCGCCGCGATAGGCCTGCGGGCCGCCACCGGCGCGGCGGCCGCCGCCCTGGCCGAAGATATCGCCGAAGATGTCGCCGAAGGCCTCGGCGAAGCCGCCGTAGCCCTGCGCGCCGCCGAAGCCGCCGGCCATGTTCGGGTCCACGCCGGCATGGCCGTACTGGTCATACGCGGCCTTCTTCTCCGGGTCGGAAAGCATCTCGTAGGCCTCCTTGGCCTCCTTGAATTTTTCCTCGGATTCCTTGCTGTCCGGATTGCGGTCCGGGTGGTATTTCATCGCGAGCTTGCGATAAGCCTTCTTGACTTCTTCTTCGCTCGCGTTCTTGCCTACCCCGAGCACTTCGTAATAGTCACGTTTTGCCATGGTGGCTCATTACCTCATTGGCCAGCGGTGCAAGCGGCACCGGCCGGCGAATAGCAAAAAAGCCGAGCGCGGCATCCGACGGCGGTTTCCCGCAGGTCTGATGGCCGTCGCCCGGCGTCGGGGCGGGAGCGGCGCCGGCCAGTGCCTGCACCGCCGCCCGCGTATTCCCGATTACTTCTTGTCGTTGACTTCCTTGAATTCGGCGTCGACAACGTTGTCGTCCTGCGGCTGGGCCTGCTGCTGGCCGCCGGCGGCACCCGCGGCACCGGCCGCGGCGCCTTCGCCGGCCTTGGCCTGCATGTCGGCGTAGACCTTCTCGCCCAGCTTCTGGCTGACTTCGGACAGCGCGTTGACCTTGGCGTCGATGTCGGCCTTGTCGCCGCCGCGTGCGGCGTCTTCCAGGGCCTTGATCGCGGCCTCGATCTTCTCCTTCTCGCCCGCTTCGAGCTTGTCGCCGTATTCGGTGACCGCCTTCCTGGTCGAGTGGATAAGCGCGTCGGCCTGGTTGCGGGCATCAGCCAGCTCGCGGGCCTTCTTGTCTTCCTCGGCGTTGGCCTCGGCGTCCTTGACCATGCGCTGGATCTCGTCTTCCGACAGGCCCGAGTTGGCCTTGATGGTGATCCGGTTTTCCTTGCCGCTGGCCTTGTCCTTGGCGCCCACGTGCAGGATGCCGTTGGCGTCGATGTCGAACGAGACCTCGATCTGCGGCGTGCCGCGCGGTGCCGGCGGAATGCCTTCGAGGTTGAACTCGCCCAGCAGCTTGTTGCCGGTGGCCATCTCGCGCTCGCCCTGGTACACCTTGATGGTCACGGCCGGCTGGTTGTCGTCGGCGGTCGAGAACACCTGCGCATGCTTGGTCGGGATGGTGGTGTTCTTGGTGATCATCTTGGTCATCACGCCGCCCAGGGTCTCGATGCCCAGCGACAGCGGCGTCACGTCCAGCAGCAGCACGTCCTTGCGGTCGCCCGACAGCACCGAGCCCTGGATCGCGGCGCCGACGGCCACGGCTTCGTCCGGGTTCACGTCCTTGCGCGCTTCCTTGCCGAAGAACTCCTTGACCTGCTCCTGCACCTTGGGCATGCGGGTCATGCCGCCGACCAGGATCACGTCGTCGATGTCGCTGACCTTGACGCCGGCGTCCTTGATCGCGGTGCGGCACGGCTCGATGGTGCGGGTGATCAGCTCCTCGACCAGCGATTCCAGCTTGGCGCGGGTCATCTTCAGGTTCAGGTGCTTCGGACCCGAGGCATCGGCCGTGATGTACGGCAGGTTGATCTCGGTCTGCTGCGAGCTCGACAGCTCGATCTTGGCCTTTTCAGCGGCTTCCTTCAGGCGCTGCAGCGCGAGCACGTCCTTGGACAGGTCGACGCCCTGGTCCTTCTTGAACTCGGCGATGATGTAGTCGATGATGCGCTGGTCGAAGTCTTCGCCGCCCAGGAAGGTATCGCCGTTGGTCGACAGCACTTCGAACTGCTTCTCGCCGTCGACGTCCGCGATCTCGATGATCGAGATATCGAAGGTGCCGCCGCCGAGGTCATACACGGCGATCTTGCGGTCGCCCTTCTCGTTCTTGTCCATGCCGAACGCCAGCGCGGCCGCGGTCGGCTCGTTGATGATGCGCTTGACGTCGAGGCCGGCGATGCGGCCGGCGTCCTTGGTGGCCTGGCGCTGCGAGTCGTTGAAGTAGGCAGGCACGGTGATCACGGCTTCGGTCACCGGCTCGCCGAGGTAGTCCTCGGCGGTCTTCTTCATCTTGCGCAGCACTTCGGCCGAGACTTGCGGCGGCGCCAGCTTCTGGTCGCGCACCGACACCCATGCGTCGCCGTTGTCGGCCTTGACGATGGAGTACGGCATCAGGCCGATGTCCTTCTGGACTTCCTTCTCTTCGAACTTGCGGCCGATCAGGCGCTTGACCGCGTACAGGGTGTTGCGCGGGTTGGTGACGGCCTGGCGCTTGGCCGGCGCGCCGACCAGGATCTCGCCGTCTTCCATGTAGGCGATGATCGACGGGGTGGTGCGGGCACCCTCCGAATTCTCGATGACCTTGGGCGTGTTGCCTTCCAGGATCGCGACGCAGCTGTTGGTGGTACCGAGGTCGATACCGATGATCTTACCCATTATTCTCTCCTCTTGAGCCAGCGCTATCCGCGCGGCTGCAATTCAACCTGAGGCCGAAATGTGGCCGTCCGGGGGCTTTTCAAGGGCAGAACCGGCAAATCCGAGTAATTTTCTCGGTTTCTGCCCTCGGTCAACGGCAGGCGCTGCCCCGGCTTGAGCCGGCAGCGCCGACAGGCCGCATTATGTGGTCTTTGGGTTACTTTTTCGAGGCGTCGCGATCGCGCTGCCACAGCACGTCCGAGCCGCCGCCCACCCGGTTCAGCACCCGCGCCAGCACGAACATCAGGTCCGAGAGCCGGTTCAGGTACTGGCGCGGCGCCTCGTTCAGCGCCTCGGCCGCGCCCAGCGCCACCAAGGCGCGCTCGGCGCGCCGGCACACGGTGCGGCACACATGGGCCTGCGCCGCGGCGCGGCTGCCGCCGGGCAGGATGAACTCGGCCAGCCGCGGCAGGTTGGCGTTGTAGTCGGCCAGCCAGGTGTCGAGCTGCGCCACCTGCTCCGGCTTTAGCAGCGTGTAGCCCGGGATCGACAGCTCCCCGCCCAGGTCGAACAGGTCGTGCTGGATATGCAGCAGCGCGGCGCGCACGTCGGCAGGCAGGTCTTCGGTCAGCAGCACGCCGACGTGGCAGTTCAGTTCGTCGACATCGCCGATCGCGGCGATGCGCAGGCTGTCCTTGCCGGTGCGGCTGCCGTCGCCCAGGCCGGTGGTGCCGGCGTCGCCGGTGCGGGTGGCGATCTTCGACAGGCGGTTGCCCATGCCGGTCTCCTTGTCAGCGGTTGTGGTGGGGGAAATGGCGCATTATCGCGCCAGAGCCGGGGAATTCGCCATGCGTGCCCTTGCGCCGGCATCGGCTGGCGTGGCGATCTGGCTGTGCGGCTATCGGCCAGGCGCTCGCCGCGGGAAGGTGCACCAGCCGCCGCGCGGCGTAGAATGCCGTTATTCGTCCGTTCGACGTTCAATCGACAACCGGGTCGCGCCCCAGCCTGCCGCCGGCATGCCACCACCGGAGGCCATCGCCGGCACCCTCGCCGGCCCCCACGCCGTCCATCAGGCACCGACCCGCCGGAGACCCGCATGAACCACCCCACGCCATCCGCCTCCCTCGCCCGCCGTCCGCTGCCAGCCGCGCTCAGCGACGCCCTTGCGGCACGCTTCGGCGAGCGCTTCACCACCTCCGCCGGCGTGCGCGAGCACCACGGCCGCGACGAATCGCCATTCCCGCCGGCGCTGCCGGATGCCGTGGTGTTTGCCCACAGCACCGAGGAAGTGGCCGAGGTGGCGCGCCTGTGCAACCAGCATGGCGTGCCGCTGATTGCATACGGCGCGGGCTCGTCGCTGGAAGGCCACTTGCTGGCGGTGGCCGGCGGCATCAGCCTGGACCTGTCGCAGATGAACCGGGTGCTGGCGGTGCAGCCCGAGGACCTGAGCGTGACCGTGCAGCCCGGCGTCACGCGCAAGCAGCTGAACCAGGAGATCAAGGACACCGGCCTGTTCTTCCCGATCGACCCCGGCGCCGACGCGTCGCTGGGCGGCATGTGCGCCACGCGCGCGTCGGGGACCAACGCGGTGCGCTACGGCACCATGCGCGAGAACGTGCTGGCGCTGACGGTGGTGACCGCCGACGGCCGCGTGATCCGCACCGGCACGCAGGCGCGCAAGTCGTCGGCGGGCTATGACCTGACCCGGCTCTTTATCGGCAGCGAAGGCACGCTGGGCATCATCACCGAGGTGACAGTGCGGCTGTACCCGCAGCCCGAGGCGATTTCCGCCGCGGTGTGCGCCTTCCCCAGCATGGGCAGCGCGGTGCAGGCCGTGATCCAGACCATCCAGCTGGGCGTGCCGGTGGCGCGCGTGGAGTTCGTCGATGCGCTGGCGATCCGCGCCATCAACCGCCACGACAACCTGACCCTGCCCGAGACCCCGCACCTGTTCTTCGAATTCCACGGCACCGAGGCCGGCGTGCGCGAACAGGCCGAGACCGTGCAGCAGATCACCGCCGAGCACGGCGGCCAGGGCTTCGAGTGGGCCACGCGCCCCGAAGACCGCAGCCGGCTGTGGAATGCGCGCCATACCGCGTACTTTGCGATGCTGCAGCTCAAGCCCGGCTGCAAGTCGGTCACCACCGACGTGTGCGTGCCGATCTCGCGCCTGGCCGACTGCGTCACCGAGACCGAGAAGGACCTGAACGCCTCGGCGCTGCCCTGCCCCATCGTCGGCCACGTCGGCGACGGCAACTTCCACGTGGCGATCCTGGTCGACCCGGACAAGCCCGAGGAAATGGCCGAGGCCGAGGCCATCAACCAGCGCATCGTCGAACGCGCGCTGGCGATGGGCGGCACCTGCACCGGCGAGCACGGCGTGGGCCTGCACAAGCAGCGCTTCCTGGTGGATGAACACGGCGAGGACGCGCTCGACCTGATGCGCGCGATCAAGGATGCGCTGGACCCCAACCACATCCTGAACCCGGGCAAGATCTTCAGCGCCACGCGCGCGGGCACGCAGTAAGGCGTACCGGGCAGATGGCCTCCATGTTCAACCGCGTCCCGCCGCTGCACCTGCTGATCGCCTTCGAGGCGGCGGCGCGCCTGGGCAGCTTCGCGCGCGCGGCCGAAGAGCTGTCGGTCACGCCCAGCGCGGTCTCGCACCGCATCAAGAACCTCGAGGAGCTGTGGGGCGAAGACCTGTTCGTGCGCGCCAACGCCGCGCTGCGGCTGACCGCGGCCGGCACGCGCTACCTGCGCAACGTGCAGGACGCGCTCAAGTCGCTCAACGAACTGGCGCGGCCCGAATACAACAAGCTGCGCACACGCCTGCGCGTGGCGATCCCGCCCACCTTCGGGCGCCAGCACCTGGTGCCGCGGCTGCCGGAGTTCGGCGCGCTCTATCCGCATATCGACCTCGAGCTGCACCTGGCGATCCCGTTCCTCGACGTCAAGGCCGAGGACACCGATGTCGAGATCCGCTACGGCACCGGCCGCTACCCCGACCTGAAGACCACCAAGCTGCTGGTCGAGCCGGTGTTCCCGGCGTGCGGGCGCGAATACTACGAGCGCGTCAACGGCCGCGCCATTACCCGGCCCGAGCACCTGCACGGGCTGGTGCTGCTGCGCAGCCCGCTGGAGCCGTGGAAGCCGTGGTTCGAGACTGCCGGGCTGGACTGGCCCGAGCCGCAGACCGGCCCGCAGTTCAACGACATCGGGCTGATGCTGGAGGCCATCGCCTCCAACCAGGGCGTGGCGCTGGTGCGCCAGCGCATGGCGCGGCACTGGCTGTCGCTGGGGCAGATGGTGCGGCTGCTCGATGTGGAATCGGTGTCGCCGCACGGCTATTACATCGTCGAGCGCGAACAGGCGCCGCTCAAGCCCGAGGCGCGCTATTTCGTCGACTGGCTACTGAGCCTGGACTGGTAGGAGACTGCGCCAATGGAAATCCGCCTGCTGACCCCGGCCGATGCCGAAGCCTTCCACGCACTGCGCCTGCAAGGACTCACCGAGGCGCCCGAAGCCTTTGCCGCCAGCCTGGAAGAAGAACAGGACCTGACGCCCGAGGCGGTGGCGCAACGCCTGGCGCCGGGCGCGGACAAGGCCATGTTCGGCGCGTTCGACGACGGCCCCGGCGGCACCGCGCTGGCCGGCATGGTGGGCGTGATGCGCGAGCCCCGGCGCAAGCACCGGCACAAGGCCTCGATCTTCGGCATGTACGTGGCGCCGGCCTGGCGCGAGCGCAAGCTCGGCCGGGCGCTGATGCTGCGCGCGCTGCAGCAGGCCGCCGCCATGCCGGGGGTGCGCCAGGTCACGCTGTGCGTCAATGCCGGCAGCGCGG belongs to Cupriavidus taiwanensis and includes:
- a CDS encoding LysR substrate-binding domain-containing protein, whose product is MASMFNRVPPLHLLIAFEAAARLGSFARAAEELSVTPSAVSHRIKNLEELWGEDLFVRANAALRLTAAGTRYLRNVQDALKSLNELARPEYNKLRTRLRVAIPPTFGRQHLVPRLPEFGALYPHIDLELHLAIPFLDVKAEDTDVEIRYGTGRYPDLKTTKLLVEPVFPACGREYYERVNGRAITRPEHLHGLVLLRSPLEPWKPWFETAGLDWPEPQTGPQFNDIGLMLEAIASNQGVALVRQRMARHWLSLGQMVRLLDVESVSPHGYYIVEREQAPLKPEARYFVDWLLSLDW
- a CDS encoding FAD-binding oxidoreductase, which produces MNHPTPSASLARRPLPAALSDALAARFGERFTTSAGVREHHGRDESPFPPALPDAVVFAHSTEEVAEVARLCNQHGVPLIAYGAGSSLEGHLLAVAGGISLDLSQMNRVLAVQPEDLSVTVQPGVTRKQLNQEIKDTGLFFPIDPGADASLGGMCATRASGTNAVRYGTMRENVLALTVVTADGRVIRTGTQARKSSAGYDLTRLFIGSEGTLGIITEVTVRLYPQPEAISAAVCAFPSMGSAVQAVIQTIQLGVPVARVEFVDALAIRAINRHDNLTLPETPHLFFEFHGTEAGVREQAETVQQITAEHGGQGFEWATRPEDRSRLWNARHTAYFAMLQLKPGCKSVTTDVCVPISRLADCVTETEKDLNASALPCPIVGHVGDGNFHVAILVDPDKPEEMAEAEAINQRIVERALAMGGTCTGEHGVGLHKQRFLVDEHGEDALDLMRAIKDALDPNHILNPGKIFSATRAGTQ
- the dnaK gene encoding molecular chaperone DnaK — translated: MGKIIGIDLGTTNSCVAILEGNTPKVIENSEGARTTPSIIAYMEDGEILVGAPAKRQAVTNPRNTLYAVKRLIGRKFEEKEVQKDIGLMPYSIVKADNGDAWVSVRDQKLAPPQVSAEVLRKMKKTAEDYLGEPVTEAVITVPAYFNDSQRQATKDAGRIAGLDVKRIINEPTAAALAFGMDKNEKGDRKIAVYDLGGGTFDISIIEIADVDGEKQFEVLSTNGDTFLGGEDFDQRIIDYIIAEFKKDQGVDLSKDVLALQRLKEAAEKAKIELSSSQQTEINLPYITADASGPKHLNLKMTRAKLESLVEELITRTIEPCRTAIKDAGVKVSDIDDVILVGGMTRMPKVQEQVKEFFGKEARKDVNPDEAVAVGAAIQGSVLSGDRKDVLLLDVTPLSLGIETLGGVMTKMITKNTTIPTKHAQVFSTADDNQPAVTIKVYQGEREMATGNKLLGEFNLEGIPPAPRGTPQIEVSFDIDANGILHVGAKDKASGKENRITIKANSGLSEDEIQRMVKDAEANAEEDKKARELADARNQADALIHSTRKAVTEYGDKLEAGEKEKIEAAIKALEDAARGGDKADIDAKVNALSEVSQKLGEKVYADMQAKAGEGAAAGAAGAAGGQQQAQPQDDNVVDAEFKEVNDKK
- a CDS encoding ATP-binding cassette domain-containing protein; this translates as MTSTIAAAHGPLLTVRGLARTIGLRRLFAIDTLVIPRATAIVMTGMNGAGKTTLLRMLAGLEPAPGAVAQWTDAQGHAHSAPLTPLPPALRRRIAYLHQHPYLFRTSVRENIAYGLHARGLPRHEIDCRVGEALGWAGVSHLQDTAPEYLSGGEIQRVALARAKVLEPELLLLDEPTSSLDGHAREQVIALVGDLAAEGRTVVMICHDRELINLPGVVRWKLGDGVLDTHHP
- the pabB gene encoding aminodeoxychorismate synthase component I, with amino-acid sequence AGEGSTPAVLGDVFVLLDDATAPAAQPASRLYTNFVREDLLPPGSSIAQLDTLLAHGWRQGWHATLFAPYEFGGALVDAPVHTGNAMPFHDGALRLLWFSDLQRLDAAAVAAWLQSKADPKPAGLMDVASDTSRAAFDDAIARIHQWIEAGDTYQVNYTQRLHCNAFGDPLALYAALRAAQPVPYGVLARLPEGAMVLSLSPELFVRHDGQGHLLTRPMKGTAPRAGDAARDAQAAAALAADAKNRAENVMIVDLLRNDLGRIAQPGSVAVPERFAVQPFGAVLQMTSTVTATARPGTGFGALMAALFPCGSITGAPKRRTMQIIAELERAPRGLYTGAIGWIEAPSGAAVVGPFALSVAIRTLVLAPPAASGLRAGEMGVGAGIVHDSVAAEEFAECGWKARFLTRHDPGFTLFETLRVQDGACRYLARHLARIGASARAFGFAFDADAARAAVAAQAAQLGAGTWRLRLSVDKAGTLAFASGALAPLPAGPVGVDIAPDPLPVADPLRRHKTSARAVFDAGWQAAERAGGFDRLFFNPRGELLEGGRSSVFVRVDGRWLTPPLSADILPGVMRAVVLETGGAALGAPGQAVEEAVVTRAMLARAEAIVLVNALRGAMPAQLQG
- a CDS encoding ABC transporter permease; protein product: MEIGSATAEAFRLLAGGDAGLWFIVWTSLVVAVLGLAIATVPAIAAAWLIATRQFPGRRAVVVVAQAFLSFPTVLVGLILYLLLTRQGPLGSLHLLFTPAGMVLGQAVIGFPVVLAFALSTLQGADVRLRETAWVLGAGRWRTFLTVLRELRFGLMAAVVAGFGRVIAEVGSALMIGGNIEGSTRTITTAIALETSKGEFAQGIALGMVLVALALLVNIGMAWLQGAGGFRR
- the dnaJ gene encoding molecular chaperone DnaJ — translated: MAKRDYYEVLGVGKNASEEEVKKAYRKLAMKYHPDRNPDSKESEEKFKEAKEAYEMLSDPEKKAAYDQYGHAGVDPNMAGGFGGAQGYGGFAEAFGDIFGDIFGQGGGRRAGGGPQAYRGADLRYSMEISLEQAAHGHEAQIRVPHWDDCDHCHGNGAEPGSSVETCPTCHGAGQVRVSQGFFTMQQTCPKCHGSGKFIPKPCTKCHGQGKLKSQKTLEVKIPAGIDEGMRIRSSGNGEPGINGGPPGDLYVEVHIKPHAVFERDGDDLHCQMPISFATAALGGDLEVPTLSGKATFPVPEATQSGKTFRLRGKGIKGVRSGYPGDLYVHVNVETPVKLTEAQKEMLRQFDRSVHEGGSRHSPQETSWLDKVKSFFS
- a CDS encoding cob(I)yrinic acid a,c-diamide adenosyltransferase, which gives rise to MGNRLSKIATRTGDAGTTGLGDGSRTGKDSLRIAAIGDVDELNCHVGVLLTEDLPADVRAALLHIQHDLFDLGGELSIPGYTLLKPEQVAQLDTWLADYNANLPRLAEFILPGGSRAAAQAHVCRTVCRRAERALVALGAAEALNEAPRQYLNRLSDLMFVLARVLNRVGGGSDVLWQRDRDASKK
- a CDS encoding GNAT family N-acetyltransferase; amino-acid sequence: MEIRLLTPADAEAFHALRLQGLTEAPEAFAASLEEEQDLTPEAVAQRLAPGADKAMFGAFDDGPGGTALAGMVGVMREPRRKHRHKASIFGMYVAPAWRERKLGRALMLRALQQAAAMPGVRQVTLCVNAGSAGAVRLYESLGFERFGLEPDALYVAPHFHDKLDMVLRLPAAPAQPDPLQAAQPER